The following coding sequences are from one Triticum aestivum cultivar Chinese Spring chromosome 5A, IWGSC CS RefSeq v2.1, whole genome shotgun sequence window:
- the LOC123107260 gene encoding cinnamoyl-CoA reductase 1, with translation MATGVTVCVTGAAGYCASWLVKLLLFRGYAVHGTVRDLCDNKTAHLRRLDNAASNLKLFKADLLDYDAMASAISGCQGVFHVATPVPSGELTDPELQMLGPAVTGTTNVLKAASAANVRRVVVVSSMVAVEINPKDWPQGKIRDESCWSDTEFCRSNESWYPVAKIAAEAAALEYGRETGLDVVTLNPALVFGPLLQPTVNASSQFLIYLLKGGPDQVRDKLWHIVDVRDVAGALLLLYETPGAAGRHICAPHFITVRELLRLLKSMYPGYPYISEESIYDMDHPAPMTSEKLEKLGWSQRPLRDTIADTVEFCREAGFLEGADGDDVPCRFPPLFNNI, from the exons ATGGCCACAGGTGTGACGGTGTGCGTCACCGGCGCCGCCGGGTATTGCGCCTCGTGGCTTGTGAAGCTCCTCCTCTTCCGTGGCTACGCCGTCCACGGCACCGTCCGCGACCTCT GTGATAACAAGACTGCCCATCTAAGGCGCTTAGATAATGCTGCTAGCAACCTCAAGCTTTTCAAGGCTGATCTCCTTGACTATGATGCAATGGCATCTGCCATTTCGGGATGCCAGGGTGTTTTCCATGTGGCGACTCCTGTTCCTTCAGGAGAATTAACCGATCCAGAG CTACAAATGTTGGGCCCTGCTGTTACCGGCACCACGAACGTGCTCAAGGCCGCCTCCGCCGCAAATGTCCGACGAGTGGTCGTCGTGTCATCCATGGTTGCTGTGGAGATCAACCCCAAAGACTGGCCCCAAGGCAAGATCAGAGACGAGAGCTGTTGGTCAGACACAGAATTCTGTAGGAGCAATGAG AGCTGGTACCCTGTTGCCAAGATCGCGGCAGAAGCGGCGGCGCTGGAGTACGGGCGTGAAACCGGGCTCGACGTGGTGACACTGAACCCTGCACTGGTGTTTGGCCCCCTGCTCCAGCCGACCGTCAACGCGAGTAGCCAGTTCCTCATCTACTTGCTCAAAG GAGGCCCTGATCAGGTGAGGGACAAGCTGTGGCACATCGTGGACGTCCGCGACGTCGCCGGCGCGCTGCTCCTGCTCTACGAGACACCCGGAGCCGCCGGCCGGCACATCTGCGCGCCACACTTCATCACCGTCAGGGAGCTGTTGCGTTTGCTCAAGAGCATGTACCCTGGGTACCCCTACATATCTGA GGAGAGCATATATGACATGGATCACCCGGCTCCTATGACCTCCGAAAAGCTGGAGAAGCTGGGGTGGAGCCAGCGGCCGCTGAGGGACACGATAGCAGACACCGTCGAGTTCTGCCGGGAGGCCGGGTTTCTTGAGGGCGCCGATGGTGATGACGTGCCCTGCCGCTTCCCTCCTCTTTTCAACAATATCTAG